The following proteins are co-located in the Paenibacillus sp. JNUCC32 genome:
- a CDS encoding heterodisulfide reductase-related iron-sulfur binding cluster — MIPTLINALLFVLITGWAVYMFATVVYRRYLYIRLGKPANLKKDLKERLSQFAIQVFGQSKLFKDRKSGIMHFIVFYGFIILQFGALDIIWKGLSGHSLPIPGHAGFILMQEITVALILLAIGYAAYRRYGEKLKRLKRGWKPSIVVFFITTLMASVLLTMAFERLMESLAWSAMAPISSSIAAAFAWMPPVAVTVCYYVFWWLHLLILLSFLIYVPQSKHFHLITAPINILVRRTDPPGKLSKLDLEDEEAEEFGVGKIEDFTQKQMLDFYACVECGRCTNVCPASNTGKLLSPMHMIVKLRDHLTEKGAALTSKSAWMPASVFGSPGVHSMGATDLALVGWKGEGITDIGPTMDVQKRSWHQVEGVDPKDIQLIGGVMTEEEIWACTTCRNCEDQCPVANEHVDKIVDLRRHLVLMEGSVPQEGQRAMQNIERQGNPWGISRADRSKWVKEVDPEGTLDLKIPTVKENPDFDILFFVGSMGSYDNRSRKITRAFVRLMNEAGVNFAILGNEEKNSGDTPRRMGNEFLFQQLCMENIETFQKYDVKRIVTACPHTFNIFKNEYPEFGLEAEVVHHTELLDQLVKEGRLKPKYQVQEKITYHDSCYLGRYNDVYDQPRSVLRAIPGVELLEMERNRENGMCCGAGGGQMWMEEDAGKRVNLARTEQALAVSPTMISSACPFCLTMLEDGTKLKEVEESVKTRDIAEILELSVFGLSEIHEQEVVVQ; from the coding sequence ATGATTCCAACATTAATCAACGCGCTGCTCTTTGTCTTGATCACGGGCTGGGCAGTGTACATGTTCGCCACCGTGGTGTATCGCCGTTACCTGTATATCCGTTTGGGCAAGCCGGCGAATCTGAAGAAGGATCTGAAGGAGCGCCTGAGCCAGTTCGCCATCCAGGTGTTCGGACAGAGCAAGCTGTTTAAGGACCGCAAGAGCGGCATCATGCACTTTATCGTGTTTTACGGATTTATCATTTTGCAGTTCGGGGCGCTCGATATCATCTGGAAAGGGCTATCGGGTCACAGCTTGCCGATTCCGGGCCATGCGGGCTTCATCCTCATGCAGGAGATTACGGTTGCGCTGATTCTGCTGGCCATCGGTTATGCGGCATATCGCCGCTATGGCGAGAAGCTGAAACGGCTCAAGCGAGGATGGAAGCCAAGCATTGTCGTGTTTTTCATCACCACGCTGATGGCTTCGGTGCTGCTGACGATGGCCTTTGAACGGCTCATGGAAAGTCTGGCATGGTCGGCCATGGCACCGATCTCCTCGAGTATCGCGGCCGCGTTTGCCTGGATGCCGCCGGTGGCTGTAACGGTGTGTTATTACGTATTCTGGTGGCTTCACCTGTTGATTCTGCTGTCTTTCCTTATTTATGTGCCGCAATCGAAGCATTTTCACCTTATTACGGCGCCGATCAACATTCTGGTTCGTCGCACGGATCCCCCGGGCAAGCTCAGCAAGCTTGACTTGGAGGATGAAGAAGCCGAGGAGTTCGGGGTAGGCAAAATCGAGGACTTCACGCAGAAACAGATGCTGGATTTCTATGCCTGCGTTGAATGCGGACGATGCACCAACGTGTGCCCGGCCTCGAACACGGGCAAGCTGCTGTCGCCGATGCACATGATCGTGAAGCTGAGGGATCATCTCACGGAAAAAGGTGCCGCGCTCACCTCCAAATCGGCGTGGATGCCTGCTTCCGTGTTTGGGTCGCCGGGCGTCCACTCCATGGGCGCAACGGATTTGGCGCTTGTCGGCTGGAAGGGCGAGGGCATCACCGACATCGGACCGACGATGGATGTGCAGAAGCGTTCCTGGCACCAAGTCGAGGGCGTAGACCCGAAGGATATTCAATTGATCGGCGGCGTCATGACCGAGGAAGAGATTTGGGCGTGCACGACCTGCCGCAACTGCGAGGATCAGTGTCCGGTCGCAAATGAGCATGTCGACAAAATCGTGGATCTCCGGCGACATCTCGTTCTGATGGAGGGCAGCGTGCCGCAGGAAGGCCAGCGAGCCATGCAAAACATCGAACGACAAGGCAACCCTTGGGGAATCAGCCGCGCGGACCGGAGCAAGTGGGTGAAGGAGGTTGACCCGGAAGGGACATTGGATCTGAAGATCCCGACCGTGAAGGAAAATCCGGACTTCGACATTCTGTTCTTTGTCGGTTCCATGGGTTCCTACGACAATCGCAGCCGCAAGATCACCCGAGCCTTCGTCCGGCTCATGAATGAAGCGGGCGTCAACTTCGCCATTCTCGGCAACGAGGAGAAGAACTCGGGCGACACTCCGCGCCGGATGGGCAATGAATTTCTGTTCCAGCAGTTGTGCATGGAGAACATCGAGACGTTTCAGAAATACGATGTGAAACGAATCGTCACGGCTTGCCCGCATACCTTCAATATTTTCAAGAACGAATATCCGGAATTTGGACTGGAGGCTGAGGTCGTCCACCATACGGAGCTGCTGGATCAACTGGTGAAGGAAGGGCGTCTTAAGCCCAAGTATCAGGTTCAGGAGAAAATCACCTATCATGACTCCTGCTACCTGGGACGGTATAACGACGTATACGATCAGCCGCGCAGCGTGCTTCGCGCCATTCCCGGCGTCGAGCTGCTGGAGATGGAGCGGAATCGCGAGAACGGGATGTGCTGCGGCGCCGGCGGCGGTCAGATGTGGATGGAGGAGGACGCAGGCAAGCGCGTGAACCTGGCGCGTACCGAGCAGGCGCTGGCCGTATCTCCGACGATGATCAGCTCCGCCTGTCCGTTCTGCCTGACGATGCTGGAGGACGGCACGAAGCTGAAGGAAGTGGAAGAAAGCGTGAAAACGCGAGATATTGCGGAAATTCTGGAGTTATCCGTATTCGGTCTATCCGAAATCCATGAACAGGAGGTCGTTGTGCAATGA
- a CDS encoding TetR/AcrR family transcriptional regulator gives MTSKKNEKYHLILQGALKVFAENGYHRSQVSKIAKAAGVADGTIYLYFKRKEDILIRLFQEKLGELVGKFHESVEGTTDAVEALRTVCSIHFSELESNPELAYVTQIELRQSDLELRKEIGSALKPYIVLIENILEQGIQEQKFRSDLNVKLVRNLIFGAMDEAVTSWLISGRKYSLSDQADETLSFFLSGVSGGQ, from the coding sequence ATGACAAGTAAAAAAAATGAAAAATACCACCTGATCCTCCAGGGCGCCCTGAAAGTTTTTGCCGAAAACGGCTATCACCGGTCCCAGGTATCCAAGATCGCCAAGGCTGCCGGCGTGGCCGACGGCACCATCTATCTGTACTTTAAGAGGAAGGAGGATATCCTGATCCGCCTGTTCCAAGAAAAGCTTGGGGAGCTGGTCGGCAAATTCCACGAAAGCGTGGAAGGAACCACGGACGCCGTGGAAGCGCTGCGGACGGTGTGCAGCATCCATTTCTCTGAGCTGGAGAGCAATCCCGAACTTGCATATGTCACGCAGATTGAGCTGCGGCAGAGCGATTTGGAGCTGCGCAAGGAAATCGGCAGCGCGCTCAAGCCATATATCGTACTGATCGAGAATATCCTGGAACAGGGCATCCAAGAACAGAAATTCCGTTCCGATCTGAACGTCAAGCTGGTCCGCAACCTGATTTTTGGTGCGATGGACGAAGCGGTAACCTCTTGGCTGATCTCCGGCCGTAAATATTCGTTGTCCGATCAAGCGGATGAGACGCTAAGCTTTTTTCTGAGCGGTGTTTCCGGCGGACAATAA
- a CDS encoding electron transfer flavoprotein subunit beta/FixA family protein, with product MKIVVLLKQTFDTEEKITIENGSIAEDGVKFVINPYDEYAVEEAVKLRDDHGGSVTLLSVGPDRTAEALRTALAMGADDAVLISDERIPDDEYAVSKVLHAYLSKESPDLILGGNFSVDRGSGQVAIRLAQLLGISHTGSITKLTLNGTTAEVHRDAEGDLEVLEVQLPAIFTAQQGLNEPRYPSLPGIMKAKKKPFQTLSLDDLGLSEPDIQPATKQSELSLPPERSAGRILKGEPAEVAHELVSLLRTQSKVI from the coding sequence ATGAAGATTGTCGTATTGCTTAAACAGACCTTTGACACGGAGGAAAAAATCACGATTGAGAACGGATCGATTGCCGAGGATGGGGTGAAATTCGTCATCAATCCGTATGACGAATATGCGGTAGAAGAAGCCGTGAAGCTTCGGGATGACCACGGCGGCAGCGTGACGCTCCTGTCGGTCGGACCCGACCGTACGGCAGAAGCCCTTCGGACCGCCCTTGCGATGGGGGCGGACGATGCGGTGCTGATCTCCGACGAACGGATTCCGGACGATGAATATGCGGTATCAAAGGTGCTGCATGCGTATTTGTCCAAGGAAAGCCCGGATCTGATCCTCGGCGGCAACTTCTCCGTGGACCGCGGCTCGGGCCAAGTGGCCATCCGCCTGGCACAGCTTCTCGGCATTTCGCACACCGGCTCCATTACCAAACTTACGCTGAACGGGACCACCGCTGAAGTGCACCGGGATGCGGAAGGCGATCTGGAAGTGCTTGAAGTCCAGCTGCCGGCCATCTTCACCGCACAGCAGGGATTGAACGAACCCCGTTATCCGTCGCTGCCGGGCATCATGAAGGCCAAGAAGAAGCCTTTTCAGACGCTGAGCCTGGATGATCTCGGGTTATCCGAACCCGATATTCAGCCGGCAACGAAGCAAAGCGAGCTGTCCTTGCCGCCGGAGCGAAGCGCCGGGCGCATTCTGAAGGGGGAGCCTGCCGAAGTGGCGCATGAGCTGGTATCCTTGCTGCGGACGCAGTCGAAAGTGATTTAA
- a CDS encoding electron transfer flavoprotein subunit alpha/FixB family protein, giving the protein MSKTILVYAENRDGKLRQVALETLGAARLIAEDGDSIRILVAGSNITEAVSALNGYGADTIYTVEHEDLESYNPEAYMAAIEAVIRQAQPDAVLFGHTAIGRDLAPLVAASLNAGQISDVTAIHNEGGEAVFTRPLYAGKAFEKRVFQNGPWVVTVRPNNIPAAEAIEGASAGIEDIAYPAPSLRSVIKDVVRKTTGKIDLSEAKIVISGGRGVKSADGFKPLEELADLLGGAVGASRGACDAGYCDYALQIGQTGKVVTPEIYIACGISGAIQHLAGMSQSRVIIAINKDPEAPIFKVADYGIVGDLFDVVPLLTQEFRKVLVS; this is encoded by the coding sequence ATGAGCAAAACGATATTAGTGTATGCCGAGAACCGGGATGGGAAGCTGCGTCAGGTTGCTCTCGAGACGCTTGGCGCTGCCCGTTTAATTGCGGAAGATGGCGACAGCATCCGTATTCTGGTTGCGGGCTCCAACATTACGGAGGCCGTATCGGCCCTGAACGGCTATGGTGCCGATACCATCTATACCGTCGAGCATGAGGATCTGGAGAGCTATAATCCCGAAGCTTATATGGCCGCCATCGAAGCGGTAATCCGTCAGGCACAGCCCGATGCCGTCCTCTTCGGACATACGGCCATCGGCCGCGACTTGGCACCGCTGGTGGCCGCTTCCTTGAATGCCGGACAGATTTCCGACGTCACCGCCATTCACAACGAAGGCGGAGAAGCGGTATTCACGCGTCCGCTCTATGCGGGTAAAGCCTTTGAGAAACGCGTCTTTCAGAACGGACCGTGGGTGGTCACGGTTCGACCGAACAATATTCCCGCCGCGGAAGCCATCGAAGGCGCCAGCGCCGGCATTGAGGACATCGCTTACCCGGCTCCTTCCCTGCGCTCCGTGATAAAGGACGTTGTCCGCAAAACCACGGGAAAAATCGACCTATCGGAAGCCAAAATCGTCATCTCCGGCGGGCGCGGCGTGAAGAGCGCGGACGGCTTTAAGCCGCTGGAGGAGCTCGCCGACCTGCTCGGCGGGGCGGTCGGCGCATCGCGCGGCGCCTGCGATGCCGGCTACTGCGATTACGCGCTCCAGATCGGGCAGACCGGCAAAGTCGTCACGCCCGAGATCTATATTGCCTGCGGCATCAGCGGCGCGATCCAGCATTTGGCGGGTATGAGCCAATCCCGGGTCATCATTGCCATCAATAAGGACCCGGAGGCGCCCATCTTTAAAGTTGCCGATTACGGCATCGTCGGCGATCTGTTCGATGTCGTCCCGCTGCTGACGCAGGAATTCCGCAAGGTGTTGGTATCCTAG
- a CDS encoding MazG nucleotide pyrophosphohydrolase domain-containing protein, with the protein MDMNEAQQWIKQFYGERGWAGYGPFIRVGFLMEEAGETARAVRAYEIGRDRPDEEVQSRERLKQDLVEEIGDVLGNISLLADLYDISLEEAFTAHQQKLLKRFGS; encoded by the coding sequence ATGGATATGAATGAAGCGCAGCAATGGATTAAACAGTTCTACGGTGAAAGAGGCTGGGCCGGGTACGGTCCCTTTATCCGGGTTGGATTTTTGATGGAGGAAGCAGGGGAAACGGCGCGCGCCGTACGCGCTTATGAGATCGGCAGGGACCGCCCCGATGAGGAGGTTCAGTCGAGGGAACGGCTCAAGCAGGATCTGGTCGAGGAGATCGGCGACGTGCTCGGCAACATTTCGCTGCTGGCGGATCTCTATGATATTTCGCTGGAAGAAGCGTTTACGGCGCATCAGCAGAAGCTGTTGAAACGGTTTGGTTCTTAA
- a CDS encoding TIGR00730 family Rossman fold protein has protein sequence MKSICVFAGSNMGEHPDYKAKAAELGRHIAHNQYKLVYGGSNIGLMGEVANAVLQNGGEVIGVMPRGLFKGEIVHTELTQLIEVADMHERKATMGKLADGFIAMPGGFGTYEELFEVLCWSQIGIHQKPIGLLSIRDYFEPFMKLIQYSITEGFSNSSHLNLINMSDDPLKLLELMDSYTPPTLDLKWKDLD, from the coding sequence TTGAAATCCATATGCGTATTTGCAGGATCGAACATGGGCGAGCATCCGGACTATAAAGCAAAAGCGGCCGAACTTGGCAGGCATATTGCCCACAACCAATACAAATTAGTGTACGGCGGCTCCAACATCGGATTGATGGGTGAAGTAGCCAACGCCGTATTGCAAAATGGCGGCGAAGTGATCGGGGTCATGCCGAGAGGGCTGTTCAAGGGGGAAATCGTACATACCGAGCTGACCCAGCTCATTGAAGTAGCCGATATGCATGAACGCAAAGCGACGATGGGCAAGCTGGCCGACGGGTTTATTGCCATGCCGGGCGGTTTTGGAACCTATGAGGAATTGTTCGAGGTGCTGTGCTGGTCGCAAATCGGCATTCATCAGAAGCCGATCGGGCTGCTCAGTATCCGCGATTATTTCGAACCGTTCATGAAGCTGATTCAGTACAGCATTACCGAGGGCTTCTCCAACTCCTCTCACTTGAACCTGATCAACATGTCCGATGATCCGCTCAAGCTGTTAGAGCTCATGGACAGCTACACGCCTCCGACGCTGGACCTGAAGTGGAAGGACCTGGATTAA
- a CDS encoding SDR family oxidoreductase, which translates to MTKGLSGKVAIVTGASRGIGREIAERLAENGAKVVVNYASSPAKAEEVVGRIKQGGGEARAIQADISQVAEVERLFRETIEAYGGIDILVNNAGIMTTKPIAAMTEEDFDQQFAINVKGTYFAIQQAFHHMNSGGRIINFSTSVAGQMFPTYSVYAGTKGAVEQFTRQLAKEFGPKGITINAVAPGPVNTELFTVGKSEEQIAGIVKMNAFGRLGETDDIAGVVLFLASEESKWITGQTLRVNGGFV; encoded by the coding sequence ATGACAAAGGGCTTATCGGGCAAGGTAGCAATCGTAACGGGAGCATCGAGAGGCATCGGGCGTGAAATTGCAGAGAGACTTGCGGAGAACGGAGCCAAGGTTGTCGTAAACTATGCAAGCAGTCCGGCTAAAGCCGAGGAAGTGGTGGGCCGCATTAAGCAGGGCGGCGGCGAAGCACGGGCCATTCAAGCCGATATTAGTCAGGTAGCGGAGGTCGAACGGCTGTTTCGTGAAACGATCGAAGCCTATGGCGGAATCGATATCCTCGTGAACAATGCCGGCATCATGACCACCAAGCCGATTGCGGCCATGACGGAGGAGGATTTCGATCAGCAGTTTGCGATTAACGTGAAGGGGACTTATTTTGCGATCCAACAGGCTTTTCATCATATGAATTCGGGCGGTCGCATTATCAATTTCTCGACGTCGGTCGCTGGGCAGATGTTCCCGACTTACAGCGTGTATGCAGGGACGAAGGGAGCTGTGGAGCAGTTTACGCGTCAGCTGGCCAAGGAATTCGGGCCTAAAGGGATCACGATTAACGCAGTGGCGCCCGGGCCGGTTAATACGGAGCTATTTACCGTTGGCAAATCGGAGGAACAGATTGCGGGGATTGTCAAAATGAATGCCTTCGGACGTCTGGGGGAAACGGATGATATTGCAGGTGTCGTGCTGTTCCTGGCCAGCGAAGAGTCGAAATGGATCACGGGTCAAACGCTGCGGGTGAACGGCGGGTTTGTATAA
- a CDS encoding TetR family transcriptional regulator, whose amino-acid sequence MAHDQPLTKEAILDAAEQTLRRYGPDKTSVVDVAKALQVSHGSLYRHFPSKAALREAVTERWLQRIAEPLQIIADGTDGSATDRLRLWTDTLIRAKRTYVLEDPEMFAMYASVTLEAVKIIDTHVNLLVGQIAQIMDQGMRAGEFKPGQPESAAKAFFMATSLFHHPAHAYQWTSDGIEAAFESVWTLLLAGISMNG is encoded by the coding sequence ATGGCACATGACCAACCACTAACGAAAGAAGCTATATTAGATGCGGCTGAGCAGACGCTTCGGCGTTATGGCCCAGACAAAACTTCGGTTGTCGATGTGGCCAAAGCGCTGCAGGTGAGCCACGGCTCGCTGTATCGGCATTTTCCCAGCAAGGCCGCTCTCAGAGAAGCCGTCACGGAGCGGTGGCTGCAGCGGATTGCGGAGCCGCTGCAGATCATTGCAGACGGGACGGACGGCAGCGCCACCGATCGCTTGCGGTTATGGACGGATACCCTGATCCGGGCTAAGCGGACTTACGTTCTCGAGGATCCCGAGATGTTTGCCATGTACGCGTCCGTGACGCTGGAAGCTGTCAAGATCATTGATACGCATGTGAATTTGTTAGTCGGGCAGATCGCCCAGATCATGGATCAAGGGATGCGAGCCGGTGAATTCAAGCCAGGCCAGCCGGAATCGGCGGCGAAGGCTTTTTTCATGGCCACCTCCTTGTTTCACCATCCAGCCCATGCCTATCAATGGACTTCGGATGGGATCGAAGCCGCCTTTGAGTCGGTGTGGACGTTATTGTTGGCCGGGATTTCGATGAACGGTTAG
- a CDS encoding SAM-dependent methyltransferase, which produces MSKAEQSRGKTKQELDRVVFIGRTFEEYAHMFDLKMPELAGKRVLDCPSGACSFTAHGSKQGLDITASDIAYDHKPDDLEAKGLRDIGHAMETMEQAKSNYVWDYYGDVEGLRRHREQALRDCVRDMREFPDRYVAAVLPELPFDNEQFHLVLSAHFLFMYSDRLDYDFHVQTVRELLRVASEEVRIFPLTDLSGSRYVHLDRLIHELEAEGLRVAEVKVPYEFMKNGNSLLSIRKI; this is translated from the coding sequence ATGAGTAAAGCTGAGCAGAGTAGAGGTAAGACCAAGCAGGAATTGGACCGGGTTGTATTCATTGGCCGCACGTTTGAAGAGTACGCGCACATGTTTGATTTGAAGATGCCGGAGCTTGCCGGTAAAAGGGTGCTGGATTGCCCTTCCGGCGCGTGTTCGTTCACCGCTCACGGTTCGAAGCAGGGTCTCGATATAACGGCAAGCGATATTGCTTATGATCACAAACCGGATGATCTGGAGGCCAAGGGACTGCGGGATATCGGGCATGCCATGGAAACGATGGAGCAGGCAAAAAGCAATTATGTCTGGGATTATTACGGGGATGTGGAGGGGCTCCGCCGGCATCGCGAGCAAGCGCTCCGCGATTGCGTTAGGGATATGCGGGAGTTTCCGGATCGCTATGTCGCTGCGGTACTGCCGGAGCTGCCTTTTGATAACGAACAGTTTCACCTGGTGCTGTCCGCCCATTTTCTGTTCATGTACAGCGACCGATTGGACTATGACTTTCATGTCCAGACGGTTCGGGAGCTGCTGCGAGTGGCCTCGGAAGAGGTGCGCATCTTCCCGTTGACCGATTTATCGGGGAGCCGCTACGTCCATTTGGACCGTCTGATTCATGAGCTGGAGGCAGAAGGCTTGCGGGTAGCGGAAGTTAAAGTACCCTATGAGTTTATGAAGAACGGCAATTCGCTGCTAAGCATTCGCAAGATATAG
- a CDS encoding kanamycin nucleotidyltransferase C-terminal domain-containing protein, with amino-acid sequence MLSYPAATTREEKMNIIHHIKDRLLHLHGDDILAIGLYGSIAQGMDGPYSDIELRVVTQDGVSLPGYEFIYPPFKIEIGMKQKQDIFKAAASVDDSWAIKAGAYVHLQEIYDLGNLLAEIRKLPLEVSDEAIKETMREFMIWEPYETMGKIRNNVQSGNLNYLPLGAKDLTWQTAKLIGLANRTFYHTRARTLEESLTLPSRPSGYDELAQLVMRGQLLQIDHVYELCEQLWTGLNAWYEQMNIEYKLKELPF; translated from the coding sequence ATGCTATCTTATCCTGCGGCTACGACCAGAGAAGAGAAAATGAACATCATTCATCACATCAAAGACCGGCTGCTTCACTTGCACGGCGATGACATTCTGGCCATCGGCCTGTACGGTTCGATTGCGCAAGGAATGGATGGCCCTTACTCGGACATTGAGCTTCGGGTTGTTACGCAGGACGGAGTCTCCCTGCCCGGATACGAATTCATATATCCCCCATTCAAAATCGAAATCGGAATGAAACAGAAACAGGACATCTTCAAGGCTGCCGCGTCAGTGGATGACTCCTGGGCAATTAAAGCCGGCGCCTATGTACACCTGCAGGAAATCTACGATCTGGGGAACCTGCTCGCCGAGATTCGGAAGCTGCCCCTTGAAGTTTCGGACGAGGCGATCAAAGAAACGATGCGGGAATTCATGATTTGGGAGCCCTACGAAACGATGGGCAAAATCCGAAACAACGTCCAGTCCGGGAACCTAAACTATCTCCCGCTTGGCGCTAAGGACCTGACCTGGCAGACGGCCAAGCTGATTGGGCTTGCCAACCGAACCTTTTATCATACTAGGGCCCGGACGTTGGAGGAATCCCTTACCCTCCCATCCCGACCTTCCGGTTATGACGAGCTGGCACAGTTGGTCATGCGCGGACAGCTTCTCCAAATCGATCATGTCTATGAACTCTGCGAGCAGCTCTGGACCGGACTAAACGCATGGTATGAACAGATGAATATCGAATATAAATTAAAGGAGCTTCCATTCTGA
- a CDS encoding M28 family peptidase has translation MQIQLSRPPDRRPPYWLPLTTILAVILFISLMLWFEKPPEARKIDAPATEFSAERAMAHVERIAQEPHPMGSPANAEVRAYLVEQMKQLGLNPEVQEFNDRLTTKYVDADVQLTNILGVIKGTGSGKPLLLMSHYDSVPTGPGANDASVSVASLLETARAIQAGTPPQNDIWILLTDGEERGLLGAEVFFQDPAHREIGMIANFEARGSKGSSFMFQTSDGNGRIIEEYARAVSNPVSNSLLVDLYKQLPNDTDLTVALEHGLPGLNFAYGDGWAAYHTPMDNTENVSLETMQHQGENALAMAKHFGNLDLADLTSTGDRIYFNLFGLLVHYPAQWAIPITVAIAALWLAFAWLFARFSLLTVKGSLIGLGTPILAVVLSTALSYGLWTLIDALWAGKMTQPTGATYDSLLYSVSFVLVTLIAHVALTRWVVRKANEVEMLLGGALLFLLLLIGSTWLLPGASYLFAIPLLVHFAALTWAAFTRDPRETLTHPAVVLGTSLIPVLMFTSVFHIVFLLLPPGIHLFSVVLIGLILALMSPAVRMLAHSWKWVLPAAFIAIVVLLGIGWSQAEPGPDRPVYESR, from the coding sequence ATGCAAATTCAATTGAGCAGACCGCCGGACCGCAGACCTCCTTATTGGCTGCCGCTTACAACCATCCTGGCCGTCATACTCTTTATCTCCCTCATGCTGTGGTTCGAGAAGCCGCCGGAAGCCAGAAAGATCGATGCACCCGCAACCGAGTTCTCGGCGGAACGCGCCATGGCACATGTCGAACGGATTGCCCAAGAGCCCCACCCGATGGGGTCCCCTGCCAATGCGGAAGTCCGGGCTTATTTGGTGGAACAGATGAAGCAGCTCGGCTTGAACCCGGAGGTTCAGGAGTTTAATGACCGTCTGACAACCAAGTACGTCGACGCCGACGTGCAGCTTACGAACATTCTCGGCGTCATTAAAGGAACCGGATCTGGTAAACCGCTCCTTCTGATGTCGCACTATGACTCGGTCCCTACCGGCCCCGGGGCGAATGATGCTTCGGTCAGCGTAGCCTCCTTGCTGGAGACGGCAAGAGCGATCCAGGCCGGAACTCCGCCGCAAAATGACATCTGGATCCTGCTGACAGACGGGGAGGAAAGAGGCCTGCTCGGTGCCGAGGTGTTCTTTCAGGACCCGGCGCACCGCGAGATCGGCATGATTGCGAATTTTGAAGCGCGGGGATCGAAGGGCTCGTCCTTCATGTTCCAGACCAGCGACGGCAATGGACGGATCATTGAAGAATATGCCCGGGCCGTATCCAATCCTGTCAGCAACTCCCTCTTGGTGGATCTCTACAAACAACTGCCGAACGATACCGATCTGACGGTGGCGCTGGAGCATGGCCTCCCGGGGCTGAACTTTGCCTATGGCGACGGGTGGGCAGCTTACCATACCCCGATGGACAACACGGAGAATGTCTCCCTTGAGACCATGCAGCATCAAGGCGAGAATGCGCTCGCCATGGCAAAGCATTTTGGCAATCTGGACTTGGCTGACCTGACCTCCACAGGCGACCGCATCTATTTCAATCTGTTTGGCCTGCTGGTTCATTACCCTGCGCAATGGGCGATTCCGATCACTGTGGCGATCGCAGCGCTATGGCTGGCTTTTGCTTGGTTGTTTGCCCGCTTCTCCCTGCTTACCGTTAAGGGAAGCCTGATCGGGCTCGGAACTCCGATTCTGGCCGTCGTGCTCTCAACCGCGCTCAGCTATGGCTTGTGGACGCTCATCGATGCGTTGTGGGCAGGCAAAATGACGCAGCCTACAGGCGCAACCTACGATTCGCTTCTGTACAGCGTCAGCTTTGTGCTGGTGACCCTCATCGCTCATGTCGCGCTTACCCGCTGGGTGGTGCGAAAAGCAAATGAAGTGGAGATGCTGCTTGGCGGCGCACTCCTGTTCCTGCTGCTGCTCATCGGCTCGACCTGGCTTCTGCCGGGCGCAAGTTATTTATTCGCGATACCGCTGCTGGTTCATTTCGCGGCTCTGACGTGGGCGGCATTTACCCGGGACCCGCGCGAAACCTTAACCCATCCGGCCGTCGTGCTGGGAACGTCGCTTATCCCGGTTCTGATGTTCACGTCGGTCTTTCACATCGTATTCCTCCTGCTCCCGCCGGGGATTCATCTGTTCAGCGTTGTGCTGATCGGACTGATACTGGCCCTGATGTCCCCGGCAGTTCGAATGCTCGCGCATTCTTGGAAATGGGTGCTGCCGGCTGCTTTCATCGCCATCGTTGTCCTGCTCGGCATCGGCTGGAGCCAAGCTGAACCCGGGCCGGATCGGCCGGTTTATGAGAGCCGATAG
- a CDS encoding DUF3888 domain-containing protein, which produces MNKCFIGLILAVVTIFGLPLPSHAEVTDYTSPKKDSAQLQYQDILMLFLLPHIDEVVDRHYSHTLKELPVVYPYFVDVIQVKRVNGFRGFHFVITLEARPVVGPHIPVGKDRLVFEVAPTIPGGMVKLVEYKHLETYELPTHWQDIVK; this is translated from the coding sequence ATGAACAAATGCTTTATCGGCCTGATCCTTGCCGTCGTCACGATTTTCGGCTTGCCGCTGCCATCCCATGCCGAGGTGACCGATTATACATCACCGAAAAAGGATAGTGCCCAGCTGCAGTATCAAGATATACTGATGCTGTTTCTGCTTCCCCATATCGATGAAGTGGTCGATCGGCATTATAGCCATACGTTGAAGGAGCTTCCGGTTGTCTATCCCTATTTCGTGGACGTGATTCAAGTGAAGAGAGTGAACGGATTCCGCGGCTTTCATTTCGTCATCACGCTGGAGGCGCGCCCGGTGGTCGGCCCCCATATCCCGGTGGGCAAGGACCGCCTTGTCTTTGAGGTCGCTCCGACGATTCCCGGCGGTATGGTGAAGCTGGTAGAATACAAGCATCTGGAGACGTATGAGCTCCCTACGCATTGGCAAGACATCGTGAAGTAA